The genomic segment GATGAGCTGCACCGTGAAACTCGCAATGTAGGTGCAGTACAGGATACCGAGCGCTGTCGCCACCGTGTAGGATACCATGCCGAAAGAGTTGAACTTCTTCGTCAGCTCAGCGAGGTTATTGTTGATGGCGTAGTGCTGGAGTGCCGAGGCGCGCGTCACAAAGTACATGAGAGCCGAGGACTGCTTTACGGTCGACGTGATGAtagcggcagcgaggaggtggtTCGGCAGCACAGACGGAATGAGCATGTCCGATATAACCGTCAAGTTGTTCACAAAGACGCTCACGACGAACCAGAACTTGGGCCGGCTCTCGTAGGAAACGACTTTATTTGCCATGTAGGCCGCGAACAGGGCAGGGACGAGATCCTTCAGCATCCACAGCTGTGGCGAGGAACCGAGGAAGAAGCCGCTGAGCAGCGACTGATACCCGATCGAAGAGGCGAAGTTGGACACAAATGAGCTTGTCAGGGAGAGGTAAAAAAAACGCTGAAACCCTGCGGCGGTCGTGTCTGGAAAGCCTTTCGGCATGCCAAAAAGCCGAATTCGATTGGATACCGtttcgcggcgctgcaccgacGGGGCGCACACCTTGTCCGTGCCCGGGATGACGCACCATCGGTAGTCCGTCATGCCCTGCGAGAAGCTCAGCATCGCGGCATCTCCGGTTCCCTTCACATTCAGAGCATTCGCGCCGGGCGTGGTGCCGGTGCGAGTAGAGAAAGACGGTGGAACTGGTAAGCCTGTTGCCACTGACGAGGTCACCTTCGACTCCGCCACGCGGACGCTGCTCTCGGTGCTGATGCTGTTAGCCACACTGCCGGCACATTGCGCCTCCGGTAGAGTAGCCGTCATGCGCGTATGTACGCACGTCGCCCACGCCGCTGAAGGACTCCGACCAGAGGACACGGACCATTgcctcagcagcgacgaggctGTGTCTACGTTGAGTACTCTCTCCACTCGCCCGTGGCGTAGGTTTGCCCCAGAAAGTCGCCGACGaaaagcagctgcgcgggtGCTAACGACGCCAAGTCGTTCCATGATCACCTGTGTCTCGACTGAGTCTGAGGCCGCGTGactcgtttttttttgttattGCCTTGCTGCCTTGTGCTTCTCGATgccgcacccctcccccgtgcCCTGATACTTCTTGAGAGAACAGATGTGAGACTCGGTAAGGGAAAGATgcaaaaaaagggaagcaaaacgaaaaactGTAAAGTAGCGGAGGAAGGGACGTATACGGACACGGCGGGCAAAGACCGGAAACCAAGGGCAGAAACGACATCTCTGCTTGGTGGCCCGAAGCAAGCAAGCGGCGACGGTAAGAAaaacgcacacatacgcaggCATACAGCAAGGCGCAAGAGGACAGCAGGTCGATCCAAGAAAGAAGAGGCGATAGGGATAGAGGTgggcagaggaagagacaCATGTGTACAGTCGTGAGGCTGATGCGAGGGACGCAGGGGTGCCAAAGCCGCGCACAAGagccgcagccacacacaaCATAAAGAAAGCAGAAACCCTCAGTGACCTGCGCCAGGCTTTCTGCCGCAGGGGCATGAGCGCGGGCAACTTCAGATGTGAGCGTATACTATGCTTGTGTTACGATCGGAGGTTTGCTCCTAGTCAGCAGAACCATTCACCAGCGCGGGGCACACCTACAGAGAAGAGTAGAAAAACTTCGCTCTTCTTTTCAGCGACTTCCACACTCTCTGCCATACTGCAACCGCTGAGCTATGCCCTAACATACCTGTATCCGGCCCCGCATCGCGCCGCGCGAGGCATCCGTGGAGACGCCCTTACAGCTATGCGCCCACTCAGTCACCGGAGAACGGCCCCACTGCCCTCAAACTCTGACCGCACACCCATCCCGCCTCgcaggccgcctcacagccgctcccacaTCATGCCGGTCCCTAcgcgctgcacacacacacacacactcccgATTGCAATCAGCCGCCCCACACCActgggcagtgcgagggccggggtCGGGATAAATGCTCTGCCCATCacgtggatggcacaagcgtgtgcacagTCGCAGGTCGGTCTGATGCGGCGCCATCCAGCccctcaccgccgacatcagcagtgATGCATCGCTCGGGCCTTCCCCAACGCCGTAGGCACCcgaccctgtcaccaccagaggtggttcGGCATTTCGCAGGGCTAGGGGGCGAGGGGCGGCTTTGGCTCCCGCCCACACGCAGAGTGGGGAGGTGCGGGGCGTAGGACACCCTGAGATATGGCGCACTGAGatgtcccccccccctgtcaGCGGAGGCAACATgagggcgaagaggaaacgaaaaaaaaagaagcggaGGTGAAACACATACTGAGGAGGCCATGTGGCAGCTTTGGAAACAACAAGGCACTCACAGACACCCCACAGCGGATGTGTGCGCTTGCTGCAAGTATACGCGCAGTcgggcaaaaaaaaaaaacgcagaGCTAGGTCAGCGAAGACGCGCGCGGCAATCAACACGGACACAGCCGCGGAGCACCGGCCGCGAACGCAACAGCTGACTGGAGAACGGCGCCAAAACCGGACAAGCACGAAGGAGACCGAAGAGTCAAGACTGATAACTTAGGGCGGCGGTTGCACAAACGGCAAGGGCAGCAGAAAGGAGCAAGTGGCTAAAACTTGCGCACAATCGGAAGATGGTCCGGGTACGActtgcgcgcacacgctaAGCACCGCTGTAAAGGACCCAAGGCAGTAGTGAGATGCGTGAACGAAGAGACAGAAGAAGATGTTTACACGATGCTCGTGCCAAGACCGCTGCATGTGCTGGTCTTCCATTTTCGCTGAGTTTCGTGCAGTAGGTAGCGCCTGCTTCCGCTCCGTGAGGAGAGAAATACACGGGCTCTTTGCTGGCCTCGCTACTCGTTGATGTGGGCGCGATGGCCTCCATGcccgtctgtgtgtgcggtgacgcgaaggagggggagagcgagagagaatGGCGCTATTGTTTCCGCCCTTCTCAAGTGTTTGTATGTGCATTAGGGAGACTCGCCTCTTTGGTGAGGCGGCGTTTCATGCATTGGCATCGCCGTCTACGTGATgtcttctctttttgtttgctcGACCGTCCATGCGCACGCTGCCAGCGACTCACGACAGGCATGAGAAAAAGCGATCCGGAGAAGGAAAGTGGTGCCAGCTGGAGGGGTAGTGGAGAGCGACGTTATGTACGTCAGAAAaatgtgcgtgcgcgcggtgctggaCGAGCAGAGAACAAAAGGAAAGGCTTTGTTTTCCAGCTCCTGCCTTCGTCGACTGTCACTTGCCATCCGTGATCAGCAAGAGCAGTGGCAAAGACGCACAGAGATACACAACAGAGACCGGCAACCGAGAAGCCGGATCATCCTCAGCGACACGGGAAACTGTCAACACCACACCCCAGACTCTGAACTGTTGCtaaggggggagggggcaaccACTCGTGAAAGAGGATAGGGCGTGGCGCAGGTCACCAAGTCAACGCTAGTCGCTCACACACATCCCCTCGCACGACCCAAAACCTGCATCCGCAGGACATCACAAGTGGTTCCTTGTGTTTGTTCTCATTTTTTTGGCTTGCTTGCTCTGATTTCTGGCTTGCTTCACATGGggaaagacacacacacacacacacacacacttacacacaaAGATACAGGTGGTTCCCGCTCGTTCTCTACGCCCTGCATACTACCCCGGGTAAAAAGTCGCTGCGGCACGAATGTgtggaggcgcgcgctgTTTGCCATGCATACCACGACAGGCAGAAACAGTCAGAGAGTGCCGCaacagaggcagagagagactTACATCGTAACGACGAAGacgcaaaacgaaaaagaaaaaatcggagagagagagagagggggaccAACAACAACATAAAAAAATAGGGTAGGCGACATAAACATAGGCGCTACCAGATCATGAGGTCAGCCACCATCTTACGCTCTGCATCTTCTGTGTGGGTACTATGGACATCAGGTCAGGCCTCCAGGAGTGCGAGAAGCAagatatatacatatacatatacatatatatatatatagcgATATCATGGAAAAACGTGTACAGATACGTTCGCAGAGCTtgagagggaagagggtccgaggagggggaggatgCCTATACTTAGAGAGCGTCACAGAAGGTGGCAAGCTGTGCAGCATTACCACCTTGTGAATCACGAGAACCGAAGCATgaaaacagcaaaaaaacGAAGTGAGGAAGTTCATGGCAGATTGCAAAGGCGAGAGACTCAGTCGACCAACACTGGATTTCAAGAGGCGCGATGGATGCGCATCTTCGCTAGACTTGTACCACTAGTGTCGTCTCTTTTTTTGTCCAACATTGGACATCCTTCGTCACCACCAACGTCTTCCCTCTCCATCGACTTCTCTGATCTCGACTCTCCCCATCCTCGCCTCCTCACCCCCGCATTCGCTCGTActcaccgacacacacacacacacacacacacacacacacatatacacacacacaaacaaacacgcgcgcgcgagagccAACGACCAGAAAAAGAAGCACTTCCGAAAGCCTAACCATTGAAGAAAAAGTGGAAACACAAAAGAAGAGCCAAGAGCTTCACGCACTTGCGCAGATAAGGTAGCCTCCCGCACCCCCTCTTCTGCAAacggcgcagcgacgccggccCACACCCACGTGCGTCTGAGAACGCGCAACACGAGCAGCACCATCTTTTTCACGAAGGCAACGCTCCAAGGGCAGAAAGAAGCCCGCACACGCGAGAAaaggagcgagagagcaggTCGAAGAGTGCACGCagaaacacacgcacacacgcaatCGTTTAGATGGCGAGGTGAGCacgacggggagggggcgagcaATTGTTCTCctgaaggggggggggcgccaTCATCacagagaggcgaggaggacagaCCACCGGTGTGTCCAGCAGAACGAGGCAACCACAGGTCGCTGAAGAGGAGAGGACCGAACAAATGCCAGGCGCGGGGCGCGTCCTCCGTCGTGCGTGCCAGATGCCAGGAAGCGGGCTCATAGATGGAAAGGGGCGGAGACCTATGCATTCAGCGGCACGCATAGAAATCTAACACACGTGAGCGCCGACTGATGAAGTCTACGCGGTGATGGACGCCTTGCCCGGCATCCGGCGAACATCAAAAGTTCAACCAGTCTGGACCGTCGTCGTTGTTGTCCGCCGCAGGCGCGGAgggcgacgcagctgcgtACGCCGGAGCATGACCGCCGGCGCCGAAGAGTAAATCGTCCAGCTCCACGTCCCCATGAGCcgatgcagcggccgccggcgctgcctgcTCAGCATCGCTACCCAGTTCGTCCTCCGCTATGTCCTCCTCGACGCTGTCGGCAGCGTCGTGCTCGTAAGAGGGTAGCGGCGCCAGATCGGCTTGCGTAGGCGCGATGTCCAAATCGCCACCGTCCTCACCGGCATCCAaccacagcggcggctcagcatctgccgttgctgtcgcGCCAGTACGTTCTTGATGCCATACCTCGGCTTGCGGCACCGCAGGCGCTCCGGTTTCCTCTGAGCAGTCGTTCCCTGCGGTAGCAGCGTTATGAGAGCTGCGTTGCGAGTACGTGGCTTCGTTATGCGCACTCACAGTCGCAGAATGAGCGTTTAGCCACGCGGTGACATCGACTTCGCCGTACGCGTTGTTTGAACCTGCCTCTGCCGACTCCACATCGACCGAGCACGCGCGAACCGGCTCCTGCACAACAGTCGCTGCCGAGGTgccctcctgctgcgccgccgcagggaGTTCGTTTTGAGACGCCTCGGGCttcggcgacgcagccgcagacCCTGTGTCCCTAGCCGGACTAGCTGCATCGCCGATCGACGTCCTCCGCGAGGCCGCGACCTGGGATGGTGCACCTGCAATGGCCTCCAGCCTGCGATGAATCTCTGCAATGCGCCTCTCAAGATACTCGcgctcggcgtcgtcggGCCGCGTGTAGCACTGATGCCTCTGGCAAACTTGCGGGGGCCCGTGGGACTTCCTCGGGCATGAACCAGATCCGCCGCGGGTCTCCCTGCCCTcttgccgcagctgccgcagttGCCTGCGAAGCTCGTGGATGCGGTCCTTCTTGGCTTGATTAAACAGACGTAGACGATTCACATCCGCGTGGTTTTCCTCCGCCATCCACTGGTGACGCTTTTTCAGCTCCCacttcagctcctccacccgCTTCGCTGCGGCatcacgcacgcgctgcgcactgtcggcgtcgcgcagcgcatgTTCGCGTCGACGCTGCGTCAGTGCGTTCTGAGAGCGAACCTCCTCTAGCAGTCGTCGATCGCCAAGGCCACTTCCGAACATTGCGTCGTTCATCAAAAGTAGCTTCTCGTTGCAGCGCACCTCCAGGTGCGCGTCGCGGTGGTCCTCCGTCAGGACGGCAATGTCCTGCTTCGCGATCTCGATATAATCCTTGTACTTGGTGGCCTTCTTGTAGCGACTCACGAGCTCCTTCAACTGGTCACGGCGCCTGAGGagctcgcgctgctccagccgcagcacctgcagcgtgCGATGCGCCGTGAGCGACACCTGCACAAAGCGCGCGGTGGACTCGCGGTGACGCCGGAATGTGTTGTCGATGGTCGACGTCAGCGTGCTCTTGTGTGACGCACCAGGGCCACCAATGGTGCGATTTCCGTtgaaggtgccgccgcttTTGCTGCTCTGTGAGAAGCTGGCATGGTAATGCTCGCGACTGCGCTGGAAGAGCTCCTCGCGCATGCTGGCATTCTCCTCCTGCATCGTCACAAGCTCCTCAGCAGTTCCCGGAACGCCTGGCCGCTGAAGGCGACAGCGGCCAGTCACCGACGCATTGGTGGAGACATAATCGGGCTGAGAGCCGACTGGGTAACCGgcgtcgcgcgcacacgcgccgccaGTGCTTCTCTGGTCGATGGAAACACGGCCGCTACGCGAGCAGGATTCGCTCATGCGGCCGTcggcgagccgctgctggcctTCGTACACACGGTCAGCCGGCAGGAGAGAGCTGTCATCGTCATACGCGGTGCTCTTCTCGGCGAGCCTGGCCTCCTCAGAGGTAGAGGCATAATTTGCCGAGTGGGCAGATGCACTGTCGCTGGAGCGGCGCGGGAGCGGCAAGGAAGACAACGATGAGTCCGACGACGCAGCGGTCGAAGCGCCTTTGGCGGCACCTTCCAGGTGCACCGGTGGCCTCCCCAGGCTGTGAAGCACAGAGGAGTTGTGAGAACTGTCTGGGCTCGGTGAGTTGCCTGAACTGGAGGTGGACGCAGTTGCGTTGCTGGGCGTGCCCTCACCGATGACTGCAGAGTCTTCTGACGCCGCCCGCTCATCATGACTGCTGGCCTCTTTCATGTGCGCTGAGCGGTGTGAAGTGCTTGAGCTGTCGCTCTCGAAGTCGTCCTGAAAGGAGTCATCCGAATAgcgctcgtcgtcgtcaacATCGATTGCCTCGACAGCGGTCGTCATTGTACCAGAAGGGAAAGTGGAGAGAACGGAGCAAACAGAGTGGAGTGTCGACGCTGCTTTATTGCTGCTTTCCGTGGCggtgtatatatatatatatatatagagagagagagagagagagatccCCCGTAGTCAAGAAGAGTTCGTCGGAAACGGGCACACGACACCCAATAAAATCGGGCAAGAGAGGAGCAAAGGAAGCAACGGGAGACAAGCACAGAACAGAGAGATACGTAACTATATACAGAGAGATATCTAGGGGTGCACAGCAGCCATGTACAAGTAGGGTGTGCGGAAGCCGTACCACACACAGCGATTACAGCCAccacaacaacacacacacgtttGGATCGCGACGATTTTGCTGTGGAAGCagtggtggggagggagggagggttATGCCGTATGACGGCGGTATTTGCGGTTGTGAAAGTGGTGCACGAGAGATGAAGAAAAACGACGTGAGCGCGTGTAAAGGAGGAGCCAAGGCGGGAGGGTGAGGAGAGGAACGAAGCAGCCGACAGTGCCGCATGCGCAccagcgagagagcgagacacGAATCAAGACAGAGTCGCAGCGCCGGAGCGTGTGCATGAACAGAAGAGGATGCTCGAGGATAGTGGAGCAAAAGCAAAGAAAAGGTCGCTCCaggcgcgctgcggcgaatCCTGGGAGGCACAAATGCAACGTCTGGACTCGTATCGCGCACGCAGGCCGAGGCGCCTTCGTGCGAGAGCAACGAGAGCAAATCGCGAGGTGTACCGACACGCGCGAAGATGGATGAAGTTCTCCCTCGGCCACTGGCAGTCATTGTATTCTTTTTTCGATTCGTCCTTTGCTCAAGTGTCCGCTTGAAAAAAGGGCAAAGAGCTACGCTTACAAGATTGGGCTACGATACATGCATCACTGCGAAGAccgcgagagaggagagcgcgtgggcagcgcgcgacagcagcgcctgaCAGACACGGACACAGATGCGCGCAGAAAGCGAATAGAGGCACACAAAAGACGCACTGAATGAACGCAGATCAGACAACAAAGAGGAAGAAAAACGACGGAACTGCGCTATGTGAGTCATGCACCCACCCATGCACACAGAGGCACCCTTGCACGGTCCCAATACAACTCTACATGGCCACTGCATGAGCTGGTTCTCTTCTCATTGAAGCTCGTCTGAGTAGAGCCTCCACCGACCAAAGTACCCGATGCCGTCTCGGAGCTCGCAGACATGCGCATCAcagccgccactgctgctgcgcaagtcGACACATTTTCATAAGTAAAACTCACACACATATAACGATGCGGAgagccgcggcggaggagagagaagttgtgacgacggcgcgcgcgcctcgACTACACTGACAGAAGAGGAAGGTAGAGCACGAGCAGAGGCGCGAAGGGCGCTAGTTGGCATCCAAGATACGACCAATCTCTGTCTTCTGTTCCGCTGTCAAGAAGCTTGGGAACTTTGTGGTGAACTCGATGATGAGGTCCCCGCGTGTGGCAtcaccgacgccgcggcTCGGCAGACCCTCCCCTGTGATGCGCGTGCGGTAGGCGGGGTCGACAATCTTGTCAATCAGGATGGACAGCTCACGGTCCTCCATCGTGCTCACCGTcacggtggtgccgcagagCGCGTCGCGCAGAGAGATGTCTGCCTTTGTGACCAAGTCGTCGCCTTCCCGGCGAAACCGCGTGTGCGGCATGAcgtccaccaccacgacaacaTCACCACGCGCGTATCCAGGGTAGGTGTTGCCGCGGCCTTCGACAGTGAAATGATCGCCCGTCCTCGCACCCTTCTCTACGCGCACCTCGTAAGACTCCTCCGTGGTAGTCACAGCGGCATCGAGTGTTGGCACGCCAGTATGCGTCGCATTCCACGTGGCTCGGCGCACGGCACCATAAAATACGTCCTCGAGGGTCACCGGCAGCTTTACCTCGATCGCCGGGCACTTGGGAGGGTTCGGCGGCATGCCAGCGATGACGCTAAAGAAGTTGTGCTGGTTGTTCTTCACCGCATCCACGTTGCCGATCACCTGGAACGGGTTGTCGACGCCGAAGAAGCGGGTGAAGACGGCGTTGGGATCGATGAAGTCGAGGTCGATACCGCCCGGCACCCCCTGTTGGCCGGTGCCACCGTGGCGGACGCCCTCCTCACCGTAGATGTCATAGATGGCGCGCTTCTTCGGATCAGAGAGCACCGTGtacgcctgcgccgccatcatgaagttgcgctgcagcgtctctgGGTCGGTGCTGTCGGGGTGGCACTGTGGGTTGTAGGCAAGCGCGTACCGGCGATAGGCCTTGGCCACATCGTCATCACCCGACTCCCGGTTCAAGCCCAGAAACTGGTAGTAGTCGATCATCTCGGAGCACACGAGGCAGAGCGGCTGAGCGGTACGTATAACgggtgtttttttttttgtttgctgttGGGCGTGCTTtgcggcagtgctgcgtTGGGTATCGCGGTATGACCCTCGATGGTCAGCCGGTGTGAGTGCTGACTGATGCGTGCTGCGGCAAGGACGTAGCGTCACGCATGCAGCATTAATCGAGTACggagggaaggaagagaaagagcaggaggaagggaaggggtgcGGTAGAGGCGGTAGAGCCAGCGACGAGAGCTAGCACGTGTAAACAGCATGTCAATGGGGGAGCAGCGATGAAACCCTGCTAAAAGAAAGGAACAACAAATCGAGGTGGGGCATGACGCGTGGCGCTCACAGGCAGTCGCCGCGTGCAACGCGGAGATGAGACCAGCGCAGATAGGCTTGTCCTGCATGGCAGTCCAATCGGCACTGAAAGCCGCATTGCTCAGGCGACGACCCTTcacttgttttttttcttcgctgGGCATCCCAGAAGGGCATCATGGGAGGTATCCAGCGTGcgttcgtgtgtgcgtgtgtgtgtgcacgcgtgtgtgctttACCAAACGTTTCCATCTCCGTTACTTTTCTTGTTTGCGCTTCTTCCTTTGCCGGGAAtcgcc from the Leishmania major strain Friedlin complete genome, chromosome 32 genome contains:
- a CDS encoding putative heat shock protein-like protein, yielding MIDYYQFLGLNRESGDDDVAKAYRRYALAYNPQCHPDSTDPETLQRNFMMAAQAYTVLSDPKKRAIYDIYGEEGVRHGGTGQQGVPGGIDLDFIDPNAVFTRFFGVDNPFQVIGNVDAVKNNQHNFFSVIAGMPPNPPKCPAIEVKLPVTLEDVFYGAVRRATWNATHTGVPTLDAAVTTTEESYEVRVEKGARTGDHFTVEGRGNTYPGYARGDVVVVVDVMPHTRFRREGDDLVTKADISLRDALCGTTVTVSTMEDRELSILIDKIVDPAYRTRITGEGLPSRGVGDATRGDLIIEFTTKFPSFLTAEQKTEIGRILDAN